From a region of the Mycobacteroides saopaulense genome:
- a CDS encoding PaaI family thioesterase: MRYPTAISKFLDFGIVAVEAGAAVVRVDVDPSRHGNQQGTVHGGFLVELADAAIGTAHSTLMAPGETFTSIDIRAAFLRPVWADTLIATARPTHSGRTITHYACDVTRGDGKTVATVTSTVMTLRGDRAAGR, from the coding sequence ATGCGGTATCCGACCGCCATCTCGAAATTTCTCGATTTCGGGATCGTTGCCGTCGAGGCGGGCGCCGCGGTGGTGCGGGTGGATGTCGATCCCTCCCGACATGGGAATCAGCAGGGCACCGTGCATGGCGGGTTCCTGGTGGAGTTGGCCGATGCCGCCATCGGAACGGCCCATTCCACGTTGATGGCCCCCGGAGAGACGTTTACCAGCATCGATATCCGCGCCGCGTTCCTGCGGCCGGTGTGGGCCGACACCTTGATCGCCACCGCCCGCCCCACGCATTCGGGCAGGACCATCACCCACTACGCCTGCGACGTGACCAGAGGCGACGGTAAGACGGTGGCCACGGTGACCAGCACCGTCATGACGCTGCGCGGTGACCGGGCGGCTGGCCGATAG
- a CDS encoding aminotransferase-like domain-containing protein has product MRVRRHATVADELAVQIRAGAMPAGTRLPTHRALARRYGIAVATASRVYRDLTAAGLVVGEPGRGTFVRDLSGFTGPEPIRLTTGQRVADLSFNQPLSAGQDDDLRQALRGLAGEGDLTSLLHQQPPGGRDRDCAAIATYLLDRGIDVAPRGVLISGGAQQGLDTVLTAIAEPRTVVAVDALTYPGIKLLASAGRLDLAPVQNHAAGMDLDHLEWLCGRRPISVLYLIPTLHNPLGYILTASARERIAALADRHDFLIVEDATYAFLEPEAPPPVQTFAPERTFYVGSMSKNLASGLRIGYIVTPLAHRPALIRSLRATSWGASTIASALTTRWLTDGTAARLETLRRDDARQRQSVARTELMGLDYQAHPGAYSGWLVLPDQVRNDLVARELAELGIMVSTAAAFATTPHAPNALRLALATPNLPDLTAALRQIRTVAAESIPI; this is encoded by the coding sequence GTGCGCGTTCGACGTCACGCCACCGTCGCCGATGAGCTGGCTGTGCAGATCCGGGCCGGCGCGATGCCCGCAGGTACTCGGCTACCCACCCATCGCGCGCTGGCGCGTCGATACGGCATCGCGGTCGCCACGGCCAGCAGGGTGTACCGCGACCTGACGGCCGCCGGACTTGTCGTCGGGGAGCCCGGACGCGGCACCTTCGTGCGGGACCTCAGCGGTTTCACGGGACCAGAGCCCATCCGACTGACGACGGGACAGCGCGTCGCGGACCTGTCCTTCAACCAGCCGCTATCCGCGGGACAGGACGACGACCTGCGACAGGCCCTACGCGGATTGGCCGGCGAGGGCGACCTGACCAGCCTGCTGCACCAGCAGCCGCCGGGTGGGCGCGACCGCGATTGCGCGGCGATCGCCACCTACCTACTTGATCGCGGGATCGACGTTGCTCCGCGCGGCGTCCTGATATCCGGCGGCGCCCAACAGGGTTTGGATACCGTGCTGACGGCTATCGCCGAGCCGCGCACGGTCGTCGCCGTCGACGCGCTCACGTACCCGGGCATCAAGCTGCTGGCCAGCGCCGGGCGGCTGGATCTTGCCCCGGTACAGAACCACGCGGCCGGGATGGACCTCGACCACCTCGAATGGCTATGCGGCCGGCGGCCGATCTCCGTGCTGTATCTCATTCCCACGCTGCACAACCCGTTGGGATACATCCTCACCGCGAGTGCCCGCGAACGCATTGCGGCCTTGGCTGACCGGCACGACTTCCTCATCGTCGAGGACGCCACATACGCGTTCCTGGAGCCCGAGGCTCCACCGCCCGTGCAGACCTTCGCGCCCGAGCGGACCTTCTATGTGGGCAGCATGTCGAAGAACCTGGCCTCCGGGCTTCGGATCGGATACATCGTCACACCGCTCGCCCACCGCCCGGCGCTGATCCGGTCGCTGCGGGCCACCAGCTGGGGCGCCTCGACCATCGCCAGCGCCCTGACCACGCGCTGGTTGACCGACGGCACCGCGGCACGGCTGGAGACACTGCGCCGCGACGATGCCCGCCAGCGCCAGTCCGTCGCGCGCACCGAGCTGATGGGCCTGGACTATCAGGCTCATCCCGGTGCGTACTCGGGTTGGCTCGTGCTTCCCGACCAGGTGCGCAACGACCTGGTTGCCCGTGAGCTCGCCGAACTGGGGATCATGGTGTCGACAGCGGCCGCCTTCGCGACCACACCGCACGCGCCGAACGCATTACGGCTCGCGTTGGCCACCCCGAACCTGCCGGATCTCACCGCCGCACTGCGCCAAATCCGAACGGTGGCAGCGGAATCGATCCCGATATGA
- the hpf gene encoding ribosome hibernation-promoting factor, HPF/YfiA family — MVKGRNVEIPDHFRIFVNDKLTRLERYDKTLYLFDVELEHERNRRQKKSCQRVEITARGRGPVVRGEACADTFHSALEAAVAKLESRLRRGRDRRKVHYGDKTPVSLAEATKVLPADAFTPPAEVNGAHSHNGAEVDDGQGPGHIVRTKEHPAKPMTVDDALYEMELVGHDFFLFHDESSGRPSVVYRRHGYDYGLIRLGE; from the coding sequence GTGGTCAAGGGCCGTAACGTTGAGATCCCCGATCACTTCCGAATCTTTGTGAACGACAAACTGACCCGTCTGGAACGTTACGACAAGACCCTTTACCTCTTTGATGTAGAACTCGAACACGAACGCAATCGTCGCCAGAAAAAGAGCTGTCAGCGCGTGGAGATCACCGCGCGGGGCCGGGGGCCGGTTGTCCGGGGCGAGGCATGTGCCGACACATTCCACAGCGCACTCGAAGCCGCCGTCGCCAAGCTCGAAAGCCGACTGCGCCGAGGTCGTGATCGCCGCAAGGTCCACTATGGAGACAAGACGCCGGTATCGCTTGCCGAGGCCACCAAGGTGCTCCCGGCCGACGCCTTCACGCCGCCCGCCGAGGTGAACGGTGCACATAGTCATAACGGTGCCGAGGTCGATGACGGGCAGGGCCCGGGACACATCGTGCGGACCAAGGAACACCCGGCCAAGCCGATGACGGTGGACGACGCGCTCTACGAGATGGAACTGGTCGGGCACGACTTCTTCCTGTTTCATGACGAGTCCTCAGGTCGCCCGTCTGTGGTATACCGCAGGCACGGGTACGACTATGGCCTGATACGCCTCGGGGAGTAG
- a CDS encoding ComF family protein — protein MLDLVLPLACGGCGAPSTRWCQDCACAFTGEPVVVTTRVDPGVPVLSLGRYAGVRRRAIVTMKDRGRRDLTVPLGMALARGVDQLLRWQLVERPVTLVPAPTRWMSARGRGGDPVAAVATVATQIPGVRVASLLRMRLGARDSVGLSISDRQHNVAGRVALRRTPRPDTELVVIDDVVTTGSTVAESVRVLKSAGFPVAAVLTLTYS, from the coding sequence ATGCTCGATCTGGTGTTGCCGTTGGCCTGCGGTGGTTGCGGGGCGCCGTCGACCCGCTGGTGCCAGGACTGCGCGTGCGCGTTCACCGGGGAGCCGGTGGTGGTGACCACGCGGGTCGACCCCGGTGTGCCCGTGCTGTCACTCGGCCGATACGCGGGTGTGCGGCGGCGGGCGATCGTGACGATGAAGGACCGCGGCCGCCGCGATCTCACTGTTCCGCTGGGGATGGCGCTCGCGCGGGGAGTGGATCAGCTGCTGCGCTGGCAGCTGGTGGAGCGACCGGTGACGCTGGTCCCGGCTCCTACTCGCTGGATGTCGGCGCGGGGCCGTGGTGGAGATCCGGTGGCCGCGGTGGCCACGGTTGCCACACAGATTCCGGGGGTGCGTGTCGCATCCTTACTGCGCATGAGGCTGGGTGCGCGAGATTCGGTCGGACTGTCCATTTCCGACCGGCAGCACAACGTGGCCGGACGGGTCGCGCTGCGCAGAACGCCACGGCCGGATACCGAATTGGTGGTGATCGACGATGTCGTGACCACCGGGTCTACCGTTGCCGAATCGGTCAGAGTATTGAAATCGGCAGGATTTCCAGTCGCCGCCGTGCTGACGCTGACGTACTCCTAA
- a CDS encoding TetR/AcrR family transcriptional regulator: MPRVVKHPEVRRTELLDLAMALFLERGYDKVSLNDLIATSGISKGAFYHYFSSKEALVDALSERSAHQAFESLSPVFTEVEKGALERLNAGLRAGYEVKMALGAPESIAAMASMLRPENQALLRRISAIWEDKFRPVLTEVIATGVAEGVFQTFDPEGVGDMIQGFAANMGVTVQRITAAPDARARTEAIDAAVMRQRLYGIATDRILGLPDGTVEVLDRGQIEALVAAL, encoded by the coding sequence ATGCCGCGTGTGGTGAAGCATCCGGAGGTGCGCCGGACCGAGCTGCTCGACCTGGCGATGGCGCTGTTCCTCGAACGCGGCTACGACAAGGTCAGCCTCAATGATCTGATCGCGACCTCCGGGATATCCAAAGGTGCTTTCTACCACTACTTTTCCTCGAAGGAGGCGCTGGTCGACGCGCTATCCGAACGCAGCGCGCATCAGGCATTCGAGTCGTTGAGCCCGGTCTTCACCGAAGTGGAAAAGGGTGCGCTGGAGCGGCTGAACGCCGGACTGCGTGCCGGCTACGAGGTCAAGATGGCGCTCGGTGCGCCCGAGAGCATCGCGGCGATGGCGTCCATGTTGCGGCCGGAGAATCAGGCGCTGCTGCGCAGGATCTCGGCGATCTGGGAGGACAAGTTTCGGCCCGTGCTCACCGAGGTGATCGCGACTGGAGTCGCCGAGGGAGTGTTCCAGACCTTCGATCCCGAAGGCGTCGGCGACATGATTCAGGGCTTCGCAGCCAACATGGGTGTCACCGTGCAACGGATCACCGCAGCACCGGATGCGCGAGCGCGAACGGAGGCGATCGACGCCGCGGTGATGCGTCAGCGGCTGTATGGCATTGCCACCGACCGAATCCTCGGACTGCCCGACGGGACGGTCGAAGTGCTGGACCGGGGGCAAATCGAGGCGCTGGTCGCGGCGCTCTAG
- a CDS encoding acyl-CoA dehydrogenase family protein gives METRTAPADPEVLTSNLRVALDGRFGPIRDAAREYLNRADLLPEPSLTLEEARARSLRIMRELVPHGLPHAGFRKEHGGTGDVGAAIVGIEMLGYADLSLMVKAGVQWGLFGGAIENLGTAAHHEQYVVPLINLDVLGCFGMTETGHGSNVQALQTIATYDSQTGDFVLNSVGSLARKDYIGGAAEHATVAAVFAQLVTGGPGEEATGRGVHCFVVPIRSADGKDLPGITTSDCGYKGGLAGVDNGRIVFDNVRVPRANLLNRYADVAQDGSYSSPIENENKRFFTMLGTLIRGRVSVAATSGAAARKALTIASRYALVRKQFDTPDSDDEVIIADYLVHQRKLLPLIARSYALAFAQNELTEELHEVQTADEVDADRQRQLESAAAGLKAMTSWHAQHAITVCREACGGAGYLDANQLTILRRDIDVFTTFEGDNTVLTQLVAKELLSAYAEDVRGLNAVGWTRFIAGMARDVILERSAARQVIQTILDSSDEDVEESDLSNRGTQLRLLRNREDHLLRTAATRMQRAQSDDEDPFEVFNSAQDHILKVGSAHTERVVLEAFIEAIDSCDSKSAQELLEKLCDLFVYSALEADLSWFLMHRHVSTERAKAIRRGVNQLCEELRPHLRTLVDAFGIPEALLATEMIPDN, from the coding sequence ATGGAGACCCGGACAGCACCCGCCGATCCCGAAGTTCTCACCTCAAATCTGCGCGTCGCGCTCGACGGACGATTCGGTCCGATCCGTGACGCCGCACGCGAATACCTGAACCGCGCCGACCTGCTACCCGAGCCGTCGCTGACCCTTGAGGAGGCACGGGCGCGATCGCTGCGCATCATGCGTGAGCTGGTTCCACATGGCTTGCCGCACGCGGGATTCCGCAAGGAACACGGCGGTACCGGCGATGTCGGGGCGGCCATCGTCGGCATCGAAATGCTCGGCTACGCAGACCTGTCGCTGATGGTCAAGGCGGGTGTGCAGTGGGGCCTCTTCGGTGGCGCGATCGAAAACCTGGGTACCGCGGCACACCATGAGCAGTATGTGGTCCCGCTGATCAACCTCGATGTGCTCGGCTGCTTCGGAATGACCGAGACCGGCCATGGCTCCAATGTGCAGGCCCTGCAGACGATCGCCACCTACGACAGCCAGACCGGCGACTTCGTTCTCAACTCCGTGGGCTCGCTGGCACGCAAGGACTACATCGGCGGCGCCGCCGAGCATGCGACTGTGGCAGCGGTTTTCGCGCAACTCGTCACCGGAGGCCCCGGCGAGGAAGCCACCGGCCGCGGTGTGCATTGCTTCGTGGTACCGATACGCAGCGCCGACGGCAAGGACCTGCCGGGCATCACCACCAGCGACTGCGGCTACAAGGGCGGGCTCGCCGGTGTCGACAACGGGCGCATCGTGTTCGACAACGTGCGGGTGCCGAGGGCCAATCTGCTCAACCGATATGCCGACGTCGCGCAGGACGGCTCCTACAGCTCGCCCATCGAGAACGAGAACAAGCGATTCTTCACCATGCTGGGCACCCTCATCCGCGGCCGGGTGAGCGTCGCCGCGACCTCGGGCGCGGCCGCCCGCAAGGCGCTGACCATCGCGTCGCGCTATGCCTTGGTGCGTAAGCAGTTCGACACCCCCGACAGTGACGACGAGGTGATCATCGCCGACTACCTGGTGCATCAACGCAAGCTGCTGCCCTTGATCGCACGGTCGTACGCGCTCGCGTTCGCACAGAACGAACTGACCGAAGAGCTGCACGAAGTGCAGACCGCCGACGAGGTTGATGCGGACCGACAACGTCAGTTGGAAAGCGCAGCAGCGGGTTTGAAGGCGATGACCAGCTGGCATGCCCAGCACGCCATCACCGTGTGCCGGGAGGCGTGTGGCGGTGCGGGGTACCTCGACGCCAACCAGCTCACCATTCTGCGGCGCGATATCGACGTCTTCACCACCTTCGAGGGCGACAACACCGTGCTCACCCAGCTGGTGGCCAAGGAGCTGCTATCGGCGTACGCAGAAGATGTACGCGGCCTCAATGCCGTTGGGTGGACCCGGTTTATCGCGGGCATGGCCCGCGACGTCATCCTGGAACGCTCCGCGGCGCGACAGGTCATCCAGACCATTCTGGATTCCTCCGACGAGGACGTCGAAGAATCCGATCTCAGCAATCGCGGTACTCAACTTCGCCTGCTGCGCAATCGCGAGGATCATCTGCTGCGTACCGCGGCGACCCGAATGCAACGTGCCCAGTCTGACGACGAGGATCCCTTCGAGGTCTTCAATTCCGCGCAGGACCACATCCTCAAGGTCGGCTCGGCGCACACCGAACGGGTGGTATTGGAAGCGTTCATCGAGGCCATCGACAGCTGCGACAGCAAGTCCGCGCAGGAGCTGCTGGAAAAGCTGTGCGACCTGTTCGTCTACAGCGCGCTCGAAGCCGATCTGTCATGGTTCTTGATGCACCGGCATGTCTCGACAGAACGGGCCAAGGCAATCCGGCGCGGTGTCAACCAGTTGTGCGAGGAGCTGCGTCCACATCTTCGGACCTTGGTGGATGCGTTCGGAATTCCCGAGGCACTGCTGGCCACGGAGATGATCCCCGACAACTAA
- the lpqB gene encoding MtrAB system accessory lipoprotein LpqB, with protein sequence MRRKMAIVLAVVVLGITGCAGVPSSSSPQAIGTVQRPAPPGMPAPTPGMEPETVLREFLKATADPSNRHRAARQFLTESGSRTWDDAGAAVLIESPVFADQRGVDRWTINVRANKLGTLSDIGVFETAQGDVQDPQFTLVKANGEWRIDSLPNGVLLDWGQFQSTYRRYTVYFADPAGRTVVPDPRYVAVNDPDLLATELVYKLLSGPRPELAGAVRNHLNGLRLRGPVTRVDGSRVDVGRGYGGVRVELEGDLTPDQRTRQFLAAQVIWTLSRAGIAGPYVLQVNGAPLDEQFAQGWSTQNVASTDPGASEGAGVGLYGLLNGSMVTVDRDAAVPVRGSFGQVGNQVSAALSRSGRQVASVVRVQAGDDPQMSLWVGANGANGSEAVGGKTLTRPSWALDDAVWTVIDGGRVVRIIQEATTSMVAVLPVEPSAVAEKYKGPITELALSRDGTRAAMIIEGQVILATVVQTDSGDYALAHPRRLGYGLGNSAVSLAWRTGDDIAVARNDGSHPVANVNLDGVNSDLNDQNLLTPVSTVAASPAAIYIADARGVLQLTGLGTPEERWVEVRPLMVPQAIPVLTG encoded by the coding sequence ATGCGCCGCAAGATGGCCATCGTTTTGGCCGTGGTGGTGCTCGGGATCACCGGCTGCGCCGGTGTGCCGTCCTCGTCGTCGCCACAGGCGATCGGTACGGTGCAACGCCCGGCACCGCCGGGAATGCCTGCGCCCACACCGGGTATGGAGCCCGAAACGGTGCTGCGCGAATTCTTGAAGGCGACCGCGGACCCGTCGAACAGGCATCGCGCGGCCCGCCAGTTCCTGACCGAATCCGGCTCGCGGACTTGGGATGACGCGGGGGCTGCGGTGTTGATCGAGTCGCCGGTGTTTGCCGACCAGCGTGGTGTCGATCGCTGGACGATCAATGTGCGCGCCAACAAGTTGGGCACCCTGTCCGACATCGGGGTCTTCGAGACCGCTCAGGGTGACGTCCAAGACCCACAGTTCACGCTGGTGAAGGCCAACGGCGAATGGCGGATCGATTCGCTGCCCAATGGGGTACTGCTCGACTGGGGGCAGTTTCAGTCCACCTATCGTCGGTACACCGTCTATTTCGCCGACCCGGCCGGTCGCACGGTGGTGCCCGATCCGCGGTATGTGGCGGTCAACGATCCTGATCTGTTGGCCACCGAACTCGTGTACAAACTCTTGTCCGGTCCGCGTCCCGAGCTCGCGGGGGCGGTGCGCAACCATCTGAACGGCCTGCGGTTGCGCGGCCCGGTGACCCGTGTCGACGGCAGCAGGGTCGATGTGGGCCGCGGATACGGCGGCGTGCGTGTGGAGCTGGAGGGCGACCTGACGCCCGATCAGCGGACCCGGCAATTCCTTGCGGCGCAGGTGATTTGGACGCTCTCGCGGGCGGGTATCGCGGGGCCGTATGTCCTGCAGGTCAACGGTGCGCCCCTCGACGAGCAGTTCGCGCAGGGCTGGAGCACACAGAATGTCGCGTCGACGGACCCCGGCGCGTCGGAGGGCGCGGGGGTGGGTCTCTACGGATTGTTGAACGGGTCCATGGTGACGGTGGACCGCGATGCCGCGGTGCCCGTGCGTGGATCTTTTGGCCAAGTGGGAAACCAGGTTTCGGCGGCGCTGTCGCGCAGTGGGCGTCAGGTGGCGTCGGTGGTTCGGGTGCAGGCCGGGGACGATCCGCAGATGTCGCTCTGGGTCGGTGCCAACGGCGCGAACGGCAGTGAGGCGGTCGGGGGCAAGACGCTGACCCGTCCCAGCTGGGCGCTCGACGATGCGGTGTGGACGGTTATCGACGGCGGCCGCGTGGTTCGGATAATCCAGGAGGCCACCACATCCATGGTGGCGGTGTTGCCCGTCGAACCGTCGGCGGTGGCGGAGAAGTACAAGGGCCCGATCACCGAATTGGCGTTGTCCCGGGACGGCACTCGCGCCGCGATGATCATCGAGGGCCAGGTGATCTTGGCGACGGTTGTGCAGACCGATAGCGGCGACTACGCCTTGGCGCATCCGCGCCGGTTGGGCTATGGCCTCGGCAACTCGGCGGTGTCGCTGGCCTGGCGGACCGGTGACGATATCGCGGTGGCCCGCAACGACGGGTCGCATCCGGTGGCGAATGTGAACCTCGACGGAGTGAACTCAGATCTGAACGACCAGAATCTCCTGACGCCGGTGTCGACTGTGGCCGCCTCGCCGGCGGCGATCTACATCGCCGACGCGCGCGGCGTGCTGCAGCTGACCGGATTGGGGACACCGGAGGAGCGATGGGTCGAGGTGCGGCCGCTCATGGTGCCCCAGGCGATTCCGGTGCTGACGGGTTAG
- the mtrB gene encoding MtrAB system histidine kinase MtrB, with product MIFSSKRRIQRRSAPLVRGLKALSRAVGFTWRRSLQVRVVVSNLALSSLVILVLGFVLTGQVTDRILESKIRVATEEMERARVIVSDDVGGEETRSLQSSLELARNQLLNGSKGSEGGGAGAFDAVLLVPGDGPREATSAGPATQIPGPLREFVKAGQVSYQYSTVHTENFSGKALVIGSPTTSKVTALELYLVFPLSNEESTISLVRGTIVTGGVVLLVLLAAAALLVARQVVLPVRSASRIAERFAEGHLSERMPVRGVDDMARLAVSFNDMAESLSREITQLEEFGNLQRRFTSDVSHELRTPLTTVRMAADLIYDNREELDPALQRSAELMVNELDRFETLLADLLEISRHDAGVAELAVEQVDLRDTVKTVVASVQHLADELDTTVELDMPDSEIIAEVDPRRVERILRNLVANAIDHSERKPVTIRMAADIDSVAVTVRDRGVGLRPGEEKLVFNRFWRADPSRKRHSGGTGLGLAISVEDARLHQGRLEAWGEPGNGALFRLTVPLVRGHKVTTSPLPLNPNSRPSPAVRRSTSRGVHPGEQETTPMRTSSAKADRVRESS from the coding sequence GTGATCTTCAGCTCGAAGCGGCGCATTCAGCGGCGATCGGCACCACTGGTACGCGGACTGAAGGCACTGAGTCGAGCGGTCGGGTTCACCTGGCGCCGTTCCCTGCAGGTGCGGGTGGTGGTGTCCAATTTGGCACTGTCCTCCCTGGTCATCCTGGTTCTGGGATTCGTGCTCACTGGCCAGGTGACCGATCGCATCCTGGAATCCAAGATCCGGGTGGCGACCGAGGAGATGGAACGTGCGCGGGTCATCGTCAGTGACGATGTCGGCGGCGAGGAAACCCGTTCACTACAGAGCAGTCTGGAGCTGGCTCGAAACCAACTGCTGAACGGCAGCAAGGGTTCCGAAGGCGGCGGCGCCGGGGCGTTCGACGCGGTACTGCTGGTGCCCGGTGACGGTCCGCGGGAGGCGACGTCGGCAGGGCCGGCGACCCAGATTCCGGGTCCACTGCGCGAATTCGTGAAGGCCGGCCAGGTCAGTTACCAGTACTCGACCGTCCATACCGAGAATTTCTCGGGAAAGGCACTGGTCATCGGCTCGCCGACGACGTCCAAGGTCACCGCGCTCGAGCTGTATCTGGTGTTCCCGTTGTCGAACGAGGAAAGCACCATTTCCCTGGTGCGGGGCACCATCGTCACCGGTGGTGTGGTGCTACTGGTGCTGCTGGCCGCGGCGGCCCTGCTGGTCGCCCGTCAGGTGGTGCTGCCCGTGCGCTCGGCTTCACGCATCGCCGAGCGGTTCGCCGAGGGGCATCTATCCGAACGCATGCCCGTGCGCGGTGTGGACGACATGGCCCGGCTCGCGGTGTCGTTCAACGACATGGCGGAGAGTCTGTCGCGCGAGATCACCCAGCTGGAAGAGTTCGGAAACCTGCAGCGCCGCTTCACCTCTGACGTGAGCCACGAACTGCGTACACCGCTGACCACGGTGCGGATGGCGGCCGACCTCATCTACGACAACCGCGAAGAGCTCGATCCGGCGCTACAGCGTTCCGCCGAGTTGATGGTCAACGAGCTTGATCGTTTCGAGACGCTGCTGGCCGATCTGCTGGAAATCTCGCGACACGACGCCGGTGTCGCCGAGCTGGCGGTGGAGCAGGTGGATCTGCGCGACACCGTCAAGACCGTCGTGGCGTCGGTGCAGCATCTGGCCGACGAATTGGACACCACTGTCGAGCTCGACATGCCGGACAGCGAGATCATCGCCGAGGTGGATCCCCGTCGCGTGGAACGAATCCTGCGCAACCTGGTGGCCAACGCGATCGACCACAGCGAGCGCAAGCCCGTCACCATCCGGATGGCCGCCGATATCGACAGTGTGGCCGTCACGGTGCGAGACCGCGGGGTCGGTTTGCGGCCGGGTGAGGAAAAGCTGGTGTTCAACCGGTTCTGGCGTGCCGATCCGTCGCGCAAGCGTCATTCCGGGGGCACCGGCCTGGGGCTGGCGATCAGCGTCGAGGATGCCCGGTTGCATCAGGGGCGGCTGGAGGCCTGGGGCGAACCGGGCAATGGGGCGTTGTTCCGTCTGACGGTGCCCCTGGTCCGCGGGCACAAGGTGACCACCAGCCCGTTGCCGCTGAACCCGAATAGCCGCCCGAGTCCTGCTGTGCGCCGGTCGACTTCGCGGGGAGTTCACCCGGGGGAGCAGGAGACCACACCCATGCGCACCTCGAGTGCCAAGGCTGACCGCGTGCGGGAGTCGTCCTGA
- the mtrA gene encoding two-component system response regulator MtrA, with the protein MGSMRQRILVVDDDASLAEMLTIVLRGEGFETAVVSDGTQALTAVRELRPDLVLLDLMLPGMNGIDVCRVLRSDSGVPIVMLTAKTDTVDVVLGLESGADDYIMKPFKPKELVARIRARLRRNDDEPAELLNIAGIEIDVPAHKVTREGEQISLTPLEFDLLVALARKPRQVFTRDVLLEQVWGYRHPADTRLVNVHVQRLRAKVEKDPENPTVVLTVRGVGYKAGPP; encoded by the coding sequence ATGGGATCTATGAGGCAAAGGATCCTTGTTGTCGACGATGACGCGTCATTGGCAGAGATGCTCACCATCGTGTTGCGCGGGGAGGGCTTCGAGACGGCAGTCGTGAGCGACGGTACCCAGGCGCTCACCGCAGTCAGGGAGTTGCGTCCCGACCTGGTGCTGCTGGACCTGATGCTGCCCGGGATGAACGGCATCGACGTGTGCCGGGTGTTGCGCTCCGACTCCGGCGTCCCGATCGTCATGCTCACCGCCAAGACGGACACTGTCGATGTGGTGCTGGGCCTGGAGTCCGGCGCTGACGACTACATCATGAAGCCGTTCAAGCCCAAGGAACTCGTCGCCCGCATCCGGGCCCGGCTGCGGCGCAACGACGACGAGCCCGCTGAGCTGCTGAACATCGCGGGTATCGAGATCGACGTGCCCGCGCACAAGGTGACGCGCGAGGGCGAGCAGATCTCGCTGACCCCGCTGGAGTTCGACCTGCTGGTGGCGCTGGCACGGAAACCGCGCCAGGTGTTTACTCGTGATGTGCTGCTCGAACAGGTGTGGGGTTACCGTCACCCGGCCGACACCCGGCTGGTGAACGTCCACGTGCAGCGTCTGCGGGCGAAGGTCGAGAAGGACCCCGAGAATCCGACCGTGGTGTTGACCGTTCGAGGAGTGGGATATAAGGCCGGACCCCCGTGA